The nucleotide window GTTTAGGGTTAGTAcaaactcacatatatcgTAACAAATCGATGccacaaataaactatttcATTAATCATCAGCCAAAACTCCCTTACAACTATTGCATGCtttatttatagattttacaagACTTGAGCACCAAAGTTACTTGGTCCAAAAGTAAATTAATTATCTATAAAatcacacataaataataaaagatattcttaaactacctaaataagaaaataataatatctcataaaataactaattaaatagtAAATATCTATCTTGATCCCCCGCATTAGCTTGGAATGTGATCCACAACATTGTCCTGCAATGCAAACAATTCTTCAGCATTTCTTGCAGCGGAATGCTGGTGTACCAGTTTTTCCTCCAATTTGAGCTGTTTTTAATCCAGAGGCAACTTCACTAGGCAACCCAGGATCTGCCCCAAATTTAGAACTGTCTATTTTATCCCCACGATGATAAGATTCACCCAATACTTTCAGGCGAAAAGACTTATATATGGGGCTGGCATGATCAACCTTGAAGCCCATTTCCTCGTACATTTTGAGCTGATCTAGAAAACCATCATTGGGGCAAACAAACTCACAGCTTTGCCTCAGGGATCCTGGAGCATCTTCTTGTGATAAATGTTCTGTTCTCATCGGATATGCTGTAATGATAGATGCACTTCTGGAAACACCAGCAAAGCAATGCACCAAAACAGAACCCTTTTTTCTACTCTCATCAATAAAATCCACACACACTGTGACACATCCAAATAATCCAATAAATTCTCATCGTCCATATCTCTTAGCGGAACCCCCATTCTCACCAGCTTCAAATCCTTGCCTGCACGTTCCAACGAGTACGAAAGCTTATCGGAAAGCAAACAACTTTTCGACCCATCACCAACAGAAGTTGATCCACGAAGAGACCCGCCATCATAGACCTTCTTGCTTTCCTTTGTGGGAATTGCACAGAGAATATGTGTGATCTCTTTGCTGCCATTTCGGATAACCTTTGCTGCATCGCCGATGTTGCCTAGGAATAGATTCTCACGAACAAGATACGGCATGACCACTGAAAAAGATTTTATGTTACCCTAAACCCAAGATTATCAAAGCAAGAAAAGTGGAACAATATGCggcaaaatttaaaattgtattttttctcACAATgaggtatatataagagtttacaAGTGTATTTTACAAGGAAATGGAGACCAGAACTAATTAGGAGaatatctcctaattatacaagaatgtgtcaactatataaaataaggaagtaaattatttaattaacttaGGAAATCAATCTTATTGATTTAGTAGGTTAACTCACATCAACAGTACAAATCCTTAAAGCTTGAAACCCAAACGGTGAACAAATCCGACGCTTcaaatctcaaaatcaaagcaaatGAATAAATAGATTGTTGACTAAACCACcgtttcactttcaagttagAGAAGCAATGAAAACGtggaattgaatttgaaagcATTACAGCATATAAACGTCAGACAATCGACTTATTACATATAAAACTCCATCAGagtcaattttttattattattatacaaGTTATAttctactttttttaatagataATAAGtgcaacaaattttttttattttttatttttttaaacaagcgataatctattttaatctaatctaaactatTGGGGAGGGGGATTCGAATTTAAGTGCAGAGTAAGAAGCACATCTGCTCTAACCAACTTGTCTAAACCCACGTCGTCTACTATATTTGTCTTGTTTATAGACTGAAATTCGATAATCATTCATTGTACAATATTAATTAGTTCGTTGATTGTGGAGGAAAATATGGATTCTTATGTAACCTTAGCTAATTAAGTCCATTCATCTCTCCACATTAATGATTTTCTTTCCCttaaaacaacaagaagaaccACCAAAGTAAACCCTACTTATGCATGCATGGTATCGTTGATCATATTTCAATCAATTTAATATTGGTCGTAATTTAAGCAGAATTTAAGATGAAAATGTATGAAAATTAAGTTTCCTGAGCTTCTCGATCTCGAATCGTACTTCTTTGATCACAGAGAGCATCAAAAGATATGCATATGCACCGCAAATCATGGCCTTTTTTCTTCCGTGATCAAAGCAGTATGTATATTTAAACATTAGATGCTTCAATCCTTCATTCATATTCCGTTTcaatatctttctttttttcaagtcTATATTGCGAGTTTACAGCTCAAATGTTGACTAGTCTTCTTTCTGTTCTTTGAGTGTTCCTCCCGTTACTTCAAAAATCTGGCTAATTAACACATAAAATATGATTACTTGGTTAATAATATCATCCACGATTCAATTAcgaaagagagagatgttgAAGTAACCAATCAGCAAGTGACACACCAGGGTCCCCATGAGTGATTGTTCCCCagattttgattaaaatacaAAGCAAGTCACCAGGACAAGcacaattaaaattttacacTATATTGTACTTATGTACGAGTCATCTAAATGTCCCACAACAATTTCAGTATGGTAATCATTATCATGATTAATTGTCAAGTAAGTAATTTATTAAGAAGCTGAGGTGTTAGGGCGGCCCCACACCCAACATAGCATGACTAGGATGAGAAGGGTTTGCAGACCGGACGACTTTTGGAAAAGATGACTAACCttaacttcatcttcttgatTTCGATATCCAACAACCATGAATCATGAATGTTCAGACTTGCAGACTTTTGGTCGCTTCTCtataattttgatgttcctACTTTCTTAttaggaaaatgctagggagacgaACCTTAGAGTCGGCGTGTGGGACCNNNNNNNNNNNNNNNNNNNNNNNNNNNNNNNNNNNNNNNNNNNNNNNNNNNNNNNNNNNNNNNNNNNNNNNNNNNNNNNNNNNNNNNNNNNNNNNNNNNNGGGTCATGCTAGGGGAGatcaactttagataccaactttgtgtaccaactctctactAGAGTCTtggacccattgtattggtgggctccacctctattagagagttggtacacaagttggtatctaaagttggtctccctagcatgacccttCTTATTATGTGGCCTGTAATCTCAAATAACTGGGTACCATCCATGCGTGCATGTTGTCACAATCTTATGTGTACAAGATGATATCAGCCGTCAAATTAATGCCTTCATTATGAGAGATTAATTAGGTGAGGAAGTATATTTTTACTcatcaatttaatttaatgtgtATTTTTAAGAAGTTTAATGacagcaaaacaaaattatcaaacGAAGAAGCGCCATGTGTTGTTGTGCTGTCTTCCTATGCTGACATGGCTTTGGCTATTTGCCTAGTTGACTTTCTTTATGCAATTGGATTTTGAGCTGTCACAAAGGCACAGAGAACTACGATTACTAGTGCTTCCAATCTTCTCAGTTAAGGATATTTATCCACATGGTTTTTCTAGGTCTTTCTTGAAGCCAAAGTGATGAGGGGCATACATGGTAAATcacataattaaataaaggtGACACCTCTAATAATTGAAGTGATTgctcaattattaattcagcAGTATATCCAAATCTCACAAGTATTTAAAACCCCTTCATTTGGAACTTCTTCTACCAACCAAATTTAAAAACCACATTTCTCTGCTTCTTTACGCCCCACAAGCAATATCTCAAGTCCTTCTTCCACTTGCATCTCTTCTCTTCCACATAATAACATGGCCAAACTACCATCAACAAATCTTGTGCAAGATTCAATGAAACCCTACAAACCCAAAGAATATTACCCTGAAAAAGCCAAGGGCATATCCTTCTTGGCCTTTTTCTTCTCCACATGCATTTACATTTCCATCTTCTACATCttcaacctctctctctccactctCTTCCACAACACCAAGTTCTGGTTTGCCATATCCAACACTCTCATCCTCATCATTGCAGCTGACTATGGCGCCTTCTCTTCCTCCAAAGATAATATACAAGACCAACATCTTTACCAAGAGTACATGATCCACCGCCAAGCTCGAAGTGTGTCCTCATTTGTTTCTCAATACCCTGAAATAGCTTTCAAGAAAAGCAGCTGTCCCAATAAGCAATCAGAGGTGGACGTGGACGACATGAAAGCAAAGAATGAAGAAGTGGCAGACactcaaaataaagaagtTGTCCAAGAAAAGAGTGTCGTCCACGTGTCGAAAGGCGATGATCAGAACAAAGGTTGCGGCAGAGAAAATGTTGCAGCAAAAACTTACCAGCGAAGTAAGTCTgagaaaacaaagacaaagggAGCTGTGATCGATGAGAGGAAGAAGGATATTTTGAAGAGGTCAGAGGATGAGAAGAAGTACGAGCCAAATACTGTTGAAGACAATGAATTTTCGGTCATGTCAGATGAAGAATTGAACAGGAGAATTGAAGAATTTATTCAGAGGTTTAACAAGCAGATTAGGCTTCAATCAGCAGCTACAAACTCCCACCAAGTCTAGAAGTTAATGTTCCATGCATATATGGAATATGAAAGAGAGTTCATCGCCCaaaaattttgtgtttttgtttcagCTCTCAATTAATTATGTAAATACTCTGGATTTCATGTTTAGTATGAATAGTTTTTGTATGCATGAATGTGTATTTTATTCTAAAACctccttttttcttccaaatatATTGTCGTCTTGAtgcattttaattaattaagtaaatactgttttgttattcttAATTCATATTACAATGACACGTGAAAAAATTATCCTGTATATTATTACGctattaattaagaataaaaaaaaattaatatcccCGTTGCATGAGGCTGCCAGAATATGAGTTCTGGGCTAAAATTGAATGGAACAGAAACTCGCCATCAAACCCCAATCAGTGATGTGATTTTAGTGGGGTCTCTTCCTTTTGCAATCTTCCACAATTCTTTCATAATCTATAGAGAACTCCCTTTTCTCTGATGTAATTTTCATTTAGCTTTTTTGATTACCGTAATTTAagtaaacatatatataagataattGAAGACAAGCCACAAACATGGGtgataattataaatataaaattttgaactttggtcgacaaatcaatcaaaatctaTAAAGGCCTAAagctacctttttttttcggaCGAAGCCTAAAGCTGCGTTAAACCACAAACCAAAAAGAAGCTTAAAATaattatcctttttttttataatacatTTTATAGATTCACCATGGAAGTAATTGACACGTAGCCTAGTGCCCAAATCTTCTAAGTAGtttcaagaatttgatcaaCACACCCATCATATATCGAAAGCCCATTTGACCCAAATTGAGCTTTAACTTTAAATGGATCTAACCCGGCCCATTGAACCAAAACATTTTTctgaattaatatttttttctttttaaaaaggaaaataagctcaaatatgaaaattgtCCGCAAACGTTTCGTTGTGAAGCACATAGACAGCCTTACTtatcccaaaaataaaaaacaaaaataaaaaatcagttAAAATACCCGGGAAAgaaagggggagagagaaagagagatggtGGTGTTGGGTTCTCTTAGCCAAATCAAGCCTTCTCCAATACCAAccaactcttcttcttcttcctcaaaccCTTCACAGAAGGGTCTTCTTCTCACAAGGAGAAGAGCCATAGTGCTTGGTCCAAGTGTTGTGGTAGCTTCTTTGCTCCATTTCTATAACCCCATTTCCCAACAACCTTCATCTCACCTTGCACTTGCTCAGCAGCAACAAGAAGATGAGCTTCAGCAAGAAGAGGACCGCTCTGTGCATCTCTTCCAGGTCTCTCGCTCTCTAAATTGACACATTTTTCATAGTTTTCTCTAAATTGAGAGCTATTTTTGAGGAGAATTGTTGATTTTACGCAGAGATTGCAATTGGGTAACAGAGAGGGCTGCATTATTTGTTACTCACATGATCTTGATCTCTTTACCTTTTCCTAATCTGTTACTTTTTTGCATCAATCTGCTGCtcaaaattcatttttctatAATGTGTGGGTTATGTGTTTGTAGGAAACGTCTCCATCAGTTGTTTTTATTAAAGACCTTGAAATAGACAAAAGCCTCAAGGCCTCTCCTGATGCCGTCTTCCTAAGTGAGGATGGAAATTCCAAAGTTGAAGGAACAGGTTCAGGCTTCATTTGGGATAAGTTCGGTCACATTGTAAGCATACCTATCTTCTGCTTCTCCATCTGAACTTAACTTTAGATTCTATGTGCAACAGAGTTATAGTAATTTGCATCTACTCCCAGATAATTAGATATAGTATTTTAGTTTATAAATCTTTACATCAATGGTACTGAAATTAGTCTATCCTTTGTCTCTCCAGGTCACAAATTACCACGTTGTGGCTAAATTGGCCACAGACCAAACCGGATTACAGCGTTGTAAGGTTTTGTCCTTTTTATTCGATTTAAAAGCCTTGTAATGGCttttttttgaacttttctTTTGACTGATGTTGAATGTTTTAGTTTGGAGCTCAAGTCATTCGTCTGAATTTTCGAAGTTTCTTTCGTGTCTTTCTTTATAGGTTTATCTTGTAGATGCAAGAGGCAATGGTTTTTACAGTGAAGGCAAGATTGTTGGTGTGGATCCAGCCTATGATCTGGCTGTTCTTAAGGTATTTATTCTCTTGGTCGTCGCTCTTCTTAGTTCCTTATTGTTGTATGCTGATAACTTCCAGCCACTGTATCATAACCTACTAAAGACTTTTCGTATATGACTGGAACCACGTAATATGCATATGATACTGAGAAATCATTGTATTGATATCAATCTCATTTCTTAAAATCATGTAAACTAATGCACCATGTCCATATTCATTCATTATTTGCATAAAGAAGAGCAATTTGAAATAACGAACTTCCCATGCAAGATTTCAGTTTTCTCTCCTACTGCATTCATTAAACTATCAAGTACATGTGAGTGTCTTTATTTTGGCCATGAGGTGTTGGAGATTCTTAGCCTAATACCATGTGCAGGTTGATGTTGAAGGACATGAGTTAAAACCTGTTGTTCTTGGCACATCTAATGGTTTACATGTGGGTCAGAGCTGCTTTGCCATTGGGAATCCTTATGGATACGAGAACACTCTAACAATAGGGGTGACTTTTCTAATATCACTATCTACACTTCATTTTTAGGTGTTTTAATGTTTTGATCAATTTCGAATGATATTTCCTTATGTCGATAACAAGTGGGAGCAAAATCTCAAACTATTAGATGGTTTACATTTAACTAGTTTCCTTTCCTaatactcaaaaaaaaaaaaaaatcttagtTTCTTTGTCGAATGTGTTATGGTCTGATGGGTACTTTGGATATTGCAGGTGGTCAGTGGATTAGGCAGGGAGATACCCTCACCAGATGGAAAGGCCATTAGAGGAGCTATTCAAACAGACGCTGCCATTAACTCTGGtaacattttcaatttgcataATATTCTAGCCTTTGCATAAACTTTCACTCATTTTCTTATAATGTCAAAGTTTTCAGCCTTATATATGTTAGAATTTCTGCAGGGAATTCAGGTGGGCCGTTGATTGATTCATATGGTCATATTATTGGAGTTAACACAGCAACTTTCACTCGCAAAGGTAAAGCATGCTCTTTCATTTGTATTCTCAAATGTTCCTCGAATGAGCTCTAAACTAGTTGGCAGCACCACAACAGGAGGAGATTTTGAATCCCAAGTTCTATTACCCTATTCAGAAGGCTGGAACTTGGAACCTAACAAAATTTTTAACCAGCAAAACATATCCGAACTACAAAACGTAGTCAAAGCTTCAAACATTTTCATGAAAACACTGGAAGCTAACTTACGGCTTTTAAATgcttatattttctctctatATTTTGCAGGAACAGGAGCATCATCTGGTGTTAACTTTGCAATACCAATCGACACTGTTGTGCGAACTGTACCGTACCTTATTGTATATGGAACACCGTACCGTGACAGGTTTTGATCGATTTACCGTTGTACCTAAAACATATTCCTCATATCCGATATGTCTCTTGGAAAAACAAGCTGTATAAATTTCATAGAACCCGATCCAATTTCtaaatgaatatttattttgatggaTTGTGAAGAAACATACATGATAACCTCACACAAGATCTGGTTAACTTTTCCAATGCACCATGGTGCTGCCAAAATTTCCTTTGTCATGCTTTAACAGAAAACTATGTCATTTCCATATGAACTTCACCACATCATGCAGAAAACCTTTTAACCATAGTTGTACCATAACAAGAAAAGAAGTCTCTAAACCTATGATATCATCCCCTACTTGAAAAGTATTGTTCATGATTGTTCAAAAGCATCATACTGTGttaaacccagaatttaaCTATGATGACAAGCAAGAATCATAACACTTGACTTTTGGCCGATATCTCAAATTCGAAGAATGCATGCCAATTTGgtcaaaaattataaaagcaCTATGTGGCAAACTAGTGATCCAGTAACTCCACCTGAACTCTTCGATGGACGAACATCTACGAAAGAAAAATCGAATTCATGGGTAGCCACACAATGCTCAGAAACAATCTGACATGAATGAAGCTTTATGAAAGCTAAAAACAACATAGGATTGCAAAACAGTTTTAACATTATTCATAAAATCAAACATACTCAAACACTTGTTCTAGATATCCCAATAGCAACAGGACCCTAATATGTCTAGTTTTCTTCCTAGAATGAAAGCAGAGACAATTGTTCTTCAACAGAGCAACCAACATGACAAGAGACACGGCAAGAAGAAGGGATAAGAATGAGACCGAGGAACCGCTGCTCCATCGGAGAAGGCGAAGACCGCCGCGTGCTACGATACTCCACTGCATCTTGAAGAATGATGTTTCCTTGTTTGTCAATGCAGTGAAAATTTCCCAAGAAAAACCGCCCATCTCTTATCCCCACTAGCATCCGCCGAAACAGCAATTTCCTTGCCCGGTTCACAGCCTCCGACTCGTCTGGCCCCTTCGGGTTCGACCCATCGGAGCTCGCCGCCTGAACCAGTGTCTCCGCCGCTTCTTGTTCCATGTTCGTAGCGCGTTTGCGTTTGAGTTCG belongs to Prunus persica cultivar Lovell chromosome G4, Prunus_persica_NCBIv2, whole genome shotgun sequence and includes:
- the LOC18779250 gene encoding protease Do-like 5, chloroplastic codes for the protein MVVLGSLSQIKPSPIPTNSSSSSSNPSQKGLLLTRRRAIVLGPSVVVASLLHFYNPISQQPSSHLALAQQQQEDELQQEEDRSVHLFQETSPSVVFIKDLEIDKSLKASPDAVFLSEDGNSKVEGTGSGFIWDKFGHIVTNYHVVAKLATDQTGLQRCKVYLVDARGNGFYSEGKIVGVDPAYDLAVLKVDVEGHELKPVVLGTSNGLHVGQSCFAIGNPYGYENTLTIGVVSGLGREIPSPDGKAIRGAIQTDAAINSGNSGGPLIDSYGHIIGVNTATFTRKGTGASSGVNFAIPIDTVVRTVPYLIVYGTPYRDRF
- the LOC18779804 gene encoding uncharacterized protein LOC18779804 is translated as MAKLPSTNLVQDSMKPYKPKEYYPEKAKGISFLAFFFSTCIYISIFYIFNLSLSTLFHNTKFWFAISNTLILIIAADYGAFSSSKDNIQDQHLYQEYMIHRQARSVSSFVSQYPEIAFKKSSCPNKQSEVDVDDMKAKNEEVADTQNKEVVQEKSVVHVSKGDDQNKGCGRENVAAKTYQRSKSEKTKTKGAVIDERKKDILKRSEDEKKYEPNTVEDNEFSVMSDEELNRRIEEFIQRFNKQIRLQSAATNSHQV
- the LOC18778430 gene encoding uncharacterized protein LOC18778430, which encodes MEQEAAETLVQAASSDGSNPKGPDESEAVNRARKLLFRRMLVGIRDGRFFLGNFHCIDKQGNIILQDAVEYRSTRRSSPSPMEQRFLGLILIPSSCRVSCHVGCSVEEQLSLLSF